A single region of the Selenomonas sp. oral taxon 920 genome encodes:
- the lptB gene encoding LPS export ABC transporter ATP-binding protein, which translates to MHLESRNLVKKFGSRTVVDRISVRIDKGEIVGLLGPNGAGKTTTFYMIVGLEKPTHGDVYLSDICITDYPMYRRAELGISYLTQEPSIFRKLTVTENIAAILETTKLSKAEQKYRLDGLLEEFHIGHVRDRRGTELSGGERRRVEIARCLALEPQFILLDEPFAGVDPLAVADIQEIIEYLRQRGMGILITDHNVRETLHIVDRVYLLSEGKLLLEGDSKTIAESPIARKFYLGENFSL; encoded by the coding sequence TTGCATCTCGAATCCCGCAACCTCGTTAAGAAATTTGGCAGCCGCACCGTCGTTGACCGCATCTCTGTCCGCATCGACAAGGGCGAGATCGTCGGTCTGCTCGGCCCGAACGGTGCGGGCAAGACGACGACGTTCTACATGATCGTGGGCCTTGAAAAGCCGACGCACGGCGATGTCTATCTCTCGGACATCTGCATCACGGACTACCCCATGTATCGGCGTGCAGAGCTGGGCATCAGCTACCTCACGCAGGAGCCGTCCATCTTCCGCAAGCTTACCGTCACAGAGAACATCGCCGCGATTCTCGAGACGACGAAACTCTCGAAGGCGGAGCAAAAGTATAGGCTCGACGGACTGCTTGAGGAATTTCACATCGGGCACGTCCGTGATCGGCGCGGCACGGAACTCTCGGGCGGTGAGCGCCGCCGCGTCGAGATTGCGCGATGTCTTGCGCTTGAACCGCAGTTCATCCTGCTCGATGAGCCGTTCGCAGGCGTCGACCCTCTCGCGGTTGCCGATATTCAGGAGATCATCGAGTACCTGCGTCAGCGCGGCATGGGGATCCTCATCACCGACCATAATGTGCGCGAGACGCTCCATATTGTCGACCGCGTCTACCTTCTCAGCGAGGGAAAACTTCTCCTCGAAGGTGACAGCAAGACCATCGCCGAGAGCCCCATTGCACGGAAATTCTATCTCGGAGAGAATTTCAGCCTTTGA
- a CDS encoding LptA/OstA family protein yields the protein MTKKKLYRGILTLLAVGAVCTAAAAPQQGNEPTNLTADSLTYDTTTGLVTAEKNVRLEQGTGWIEGARATYNTKTEEGTVEGGVRAMREDMNLSCDRLFAASQEHWQATGSVHMVKAKRTFTGPQVDYYPSQNDYILAGSGGTITSADGTLTADRLEGWMKENRFVGTGNAHIVSPPRDLEGGGDRMEYFGGVERPYVVLDGSAWVFQGNNMARSNHMTVYLADDGSAVAK from the coding sequence ATGACAAAGAAGAAACTCTATCGGGGCATTCTAACACTGCTCGCAGTGGGCGCGGTCTGCACGGCGGCAGCTGCGCCGCAGCAAGGGAATGAGCCGACGAATCTCACGGCGGACAGCCTCACCTACGATACGACGACGGGACTCGTCACTGCGGAGAAGAACGTCCGCCTGGAGCAGGGGACGGGGTGGATCGAGGGTGCGCGCGCGACGTACAATACCAAGACCGAGGAGGGGACGGTCGAAGGGGGGGTCCGTGCCATGCGTGAGGATATGAACCTTTCCTGTGATCGTCTCTTTGCTGCATCGCAGGAGCATTGGCAGGCAACGGGCAGCGTTCACATGGTGAAGGCGAAGCGTACATTCACGGGGCCACAGGTCGACTACTATCCTTCGCAGAACGACTACATCCTCGCCGGCAGCGGCGGTACAATTACGAGTGCCGACGGCACGCTTACGGCAGACCGCCTCGAAGGATGGATGAAAGAAAACCGATTCGTCGGCACGGGCAATGCACATATTGTCAGCCCTCCGCGTGATCTTGAGGGGGGCGGCGACCGCATGGAGTATTTCGGCGGGGTCGAACGTCCGTATGTAGTGCTCGATGGGAGTGCATGGGTGTTTCAGGGAAACAATATGGCGCGCAGCAATCACATGACCGTCTACCTCGCGGATGACGGCAGTGCTGTGGCCAAGTGA
- a CDS encoding methyl-accepting chemotaxis protein, with protein sequence MSVAKKIVLSIGFLVVMFGAYGFYANHASSVLNNNTVSVFSWAHVINVGGQVQSLTAEGREFELMRISAPNEEERQRAAGLISQLTPQLNKAYEEYEKAIQEAPFQNEPDRTQKLARLEKLKQERKAYAEVRQRATDLINAGDQAGAVLLAFNEQADVYKRMTDILEEDKADSVRLARAEMAHSEEVFSGVQMITIISLIVVVILSIITLVLLLKSIKNSVDTILDGARHIASGDLRSKIQLDGDDEFAHIAHQFNTMVESMQKMIRKIKTTATDVAGSSEELTANANQSAQVTQNVAQSITEVAEAAEKQLQIIDTSRMTVQEFQRGLEEAITNQRRAREQTQATAEKAAEGNAFVQTTVEQMNSIARTVQQTGEIVSKLGERSKEIGNIVEIISSISGQTNLLALNAAIEAARAGEHGRGFAVVAEEVRKLAEESQNASQQISELICSIQEETDRAVASMDEGLREAETGKENVTATGETFSLILSMVEDVKTASLAVSKRVLELRENMNSIIEGMGAVDSSAKGIGSESQNVSAATEEQAAGMEEIASSSRSLADMATDLQSETDKFKV encoded by the coding sequence ATGTCGGTAGCAAAGAAAATTGTGCTGAGCATCGGATTCCTGGTCGTCATGTTTGGCGCATATGGATTCTATGCGAATCATGCGAGCAGCGTGCTCAACAACAATACGGTGAGCGTGTTCAGCTGGGCACACGTCATCAACGTGGGCGGTCAGGTGCAGTCACTCACGGCAGAGGGGCGCGAGTTTGAGCTCATGCGCATCTCGGCACCGAATGAGGAGGAACGTCAACGTGCGGCAGGGCTGATCTCACAGCTCACACCGCAGCTGAACAAGGCGTACGAGGAGTATGAAAAGGCGATTCAGGAAGCACCGTTCCAGAACGAGCCGGACCGCACACAGAAGCTCGCGCGCCTCGAAAAACTCAAGCAGGAACGCAAGGCGTATGCCGAGGTGCGTCAGCGCGCGACGGATCTCATCAATGCGGGCGATCAGGCGGGGGCTGTGCTCCTCGCATTCAACGAGCAGGCAGATGTCTACAAGCGGATGACGGACATCCTCGAGGAGGATAAGGCGGACAGCGTCCGTCTCGCGCGTGCAGAGATGGCACACAGCGAGGAGGTGTTCTCAGGGGTTCAGATGATTACGATCATCTCCCTGATCGTTGTTGTCATTCTGTCGATCATCACGCTTGTCCTGCTGCTCAAAAGCATCAAGAACTCTGTGGATACAATTCTCGATGGTGCACGTCACATCGCGTCCGGTGATCTGCGGTCGAAGATCCAGTTGGACGGTGACGATGAGTTCGCGCACATCGCGCATCAATTCAACACGATGGTCGAGAGCATGCAGAAGATGATCCGCAAGATCAAGACGACGGCGACGGATGTTGCAGGTTCGTCCGAGGAGCTGACGGCGAATGCGAACCAGTCGGCGCAGGTAACGCAGAACGTCGCGCAGTCCATCACCGAGGTTGCAGAGGCGGCGGAGAAGCAGCTGCAGATCATCGATACGAGCCGCATGACCGTGCAGGAGTTCCAGCGCGGTCTTGAGGAGGCGATCACGAACCAGCGCCGTGCACGCGAGCAGACGCAGGCAACGGCGGAGAAGGCAGCGGAAGGCAATGCCTTCGTGCAGACGACGGTTGAACAGATGAACTCGATTGCACGTACTGTTCAGCAGACGGGCGAGATTGTCAGCAAGCTCGGCGAGCGTTCAAAGGAGATCGGCAACATCGTCGAGATCATCTCGAGCATCTCGGGGCAGACGAACCTCCTCGCCCTCAACGCCGCGATCGAGGCCGCGCGCGCAGGTGAGCACGGACGCGGCTTTGCGGTTGTCGCCGAGGAAGTGCGAAAGCTCGCAGAGGAGTCGCAGAATGCCTCCCAGCAGATCTCTGAGCTCATCTGCAGCATTCAGGAGGAGACGGACCGTGCGGTCGCCTCGATGGACGAGGGCCTGCGCGAGGCGGAGACGGGCAAGGAGAACGTCACCGCAACGGGGGAGACGTTCTCGCTCATTTTGAGCATGGTCGAGGATGTCAAGACGGCATCGCTCGCGGTCAGCAAGCGCGTCCTCGAACTGCGCGAGAATATGAACTCGATCATCGAGGGCATGGGCGCTGTGGACAGTTCGGCAAAGGGGATCGGAAGCGAGTCGCAGAACGTCTCTGCCGCGACCGAAGAACAGGCGGCGGGCATGGAGGAGATTGCCTCCTCAAGCCGCAGCCTCGCCGACATGGCAACCGACCTGCAGAGCGAGACGGATAAGTTTAAGGTGTAA